Genomic DNA from Arenicella chitinivorans:
AATTGCTGACACCATGATCAAGCATGCACTGTCTTTAGCCGAAGCGGCACAGATGTCGAGTTTTCACTGTTTATTTTGTGACCCGTCCCAGTTGGATAGCTATAAAAATCAACGCTTACTGGCACGCCACAGCACCCAGTTTCACTGGCAAAACCGTGATTACACCTCGTTTGACCACTTTCTAGACCAGTTGAGTTCCAAAAAGCGAAAGAATATCCGACGCGAACGACGGCGGGTCTCCGAAGCGGGGATTCAGTATCGCTGGGTCACGCAGGCGGATCTGACGCCTCGGGCCGCGGATCAGATGTTCGACTTTTACCTTCGAACCGTACACTGTTATGGTGCCCAAAGTTACTTGAACCGAGATTTCTTTCATTACCTGGTGGATAATTTCAGCCACCAAACTCTCATTTTGTTAGCGCAACATGAAGATCAAGTGGTCGCTGGCGGACTCTATTTTAAAAGCGATGACACGCTCTTCGGTCGCTACTGGGGAACAACGCACGATTTACACAGCGTACATTTTGAAACTTGTTACTATCAGGCCATTGATTGGTGCATTCAGCACGGTTACGCCCGTTTTGAAGCTGGCGCGCAGGGTGAACATAAGCTGGCACGGGGCCTGGAACCCGTCACCACCTATTCTGCACACTGGCTACGCGATCCGCGCTTCTATGACGCGGTAGACGAATTTCTTAATGAAGAACAGCACCATATTCAAGAATACCAAACGATGTTAAGTCAGCATTCTCCGTTTAAAGCCACACGAAAATAGCGCGCATGGTCGACTTGTATCGTTTTCCAGACGTTGATACCGCCAGCAAAGACGGCTTACTGGCCATGGGCGGCGATCTATCGCCCAGCATGCTGGTGTCGGCGTACGCGCAAGGTATCTTTCCCTGGTTCAACCAAGGACAACCAATCCTCTGGTGGTCACCAGACCCGCGCATGGTGCTGTTTCCTAGCGAGTTTAAGTTGTCACGCAGCCTGCGAAAAACTGTGCGTAAGCACCTGTACCGCGTCACGGCCAACCAACAATTCGTAAACGTCATCAATGCTTGTGCACTGCGTGGCAATCCACCGAATCAGGCCGAACAGGAAACCTGGATCACGCGGGAAATGCAGCAAGCTTATACCGAGCTACATCACCTTGGCTACGCGCACTCCATAGAAATCTGGCGTGACGACACGCTGGTCGGTGGCTTATACGGTTTGCTTTTAAATCATGTGTTTTTTGGTGAAAGCATGTTCAGCAACGAACGTGATACATCAAAAATCGCCCTATTCAGCCTCACACGGTGGCTTCAGCACCGCGGCGTTAAATTGATCGACTGCCAAGTGAGTAGCCCACACCTTGCCAGTCTTGGTGCGCGCGAAATAGCCCGAACAGACTTTTTGCATCAGCTCGACGAAGTGGACATCCATCAAGCAAATAAAAATTATTTCGATGGATTCGAGCAGTTTCTGACACAGAATGTTATAACTACGCTATGAGCAATGCACACAACCCAATTCGTTTGTTCGAAACGGTCGTTGACGACTGTCCATATCTGGAGGGCAAAAAAAGTGCATCCATCCTAGTTGATCCCGACCATCTCGTTGATAGCAACCTATTCACTATGCTGTCTCGATCCGGGTTCCGACGCAGTGGCGATATGTTGTACGCTCCCAAATGTCCGGATTGCAATGCCTGCGTTTCAGTCCGTATTCCTACGCAGCGTTTCCAGCCATCGCGCAGTCAAAAACGTGTTTGGAACAAGAATCAAGACCTCACTGTGACTTTAGAAGACGTTCGCTTTGATCTGGCGCACTTTGAGCTATATCTGAAATATCAGCGACATCGCCACCCTGAAAGCAGTATGTGCGACGAAGACCCAGACAAATACATCGGGTTTATCGACTCCTATTTTTCAAAATCAAAATTTTTGTGTTTCTGGGCTCAAGACCAACTGATCGGTATCAGTGTACTCGATCAGTTCGAGGGAGGAATTTCAGCGGTCTACACGTTTTTCGACCCAGACCAGTACAAGCGTAGCCTAGGCACCTACGCCATTCTCTACATGGTCAAGCTGTGCAAGATACGAGATATTCCATTTGTCTACCTCGGGTATTGGATCGATGGTTCGCAAAAAATGGACTACAAACGAAAATTCAAGCCGTTGCAGGGTCATATCGACCGCAAGTGGCAGGAACTCGAGCTCTAACTAAACCGCAAGCCATTGAAATCTCTTACAAACGCTTTATTTATAAGGCGAGTTCGGGCATGATACCCCCGATTTTGTCCGGCGTTGGCATACTGTATGACTCGCACCGGTAGCAAATACACCATTCAATGAGAACCAACACGAATTAACAAGAGAGAATCGATTTAACTGTGGCTAAAGAAGATCAAATCGAAATGGAAGGGACCGTCATTGACGCCCTACCCAACACAGAATTTAAAGTGGAACTGGAAAACGGGCACGTGGTGCACGCACATATCTCCGGAAAAATGCGTAAGAACTACATTCGTATTTTGCGCGGAGACCGTGTGACCGTTGAACTGACCCCATATGACCTAACAAAAGGTCGAATCACTTACCGAAACCGCACCTGAGTAGAAATCGAAGCACGCTCAAGGACCGAGCAAAGTAAGTTGCATCAAAAAACACTGGATATTAAAACAGTGTATTGCTAGACTGTCGTTATGAAAACGTCAGATCTCAAACCCTTAACCAAGCGCCAGCAAGAAATCTTTGATTTCATTTTGGACCGCATGAACGCTAACGGCGCTCCGCCTACTCGAGTCGAGATCGCCAATCACTTTGGTTTTCGTTCACCCAATGCAGCTGAGGATCACCTCAAAGCGCTAGACAAAAAAGGCCATATCGAGCTCAAATCTGGTACGTCGCGGGGTATTTTCATTCGCCAGCAAGCGCGTAATGATGATGGTTACCTGCATGAGCAGGCAGAATTGGTTCCCGTCGGCGAGTTCAATCACAGCTTGGCTGTGATCGGTGACGTTGCCGCTGGCGCGCCTATTTTTGCGACTCAACATGTGCAACAGTATGTCAATGTCGATCAGAGCTTGTTTGCCGATTCAGCTGATTTCCTATTGAAAGTGCGTGGCGACAGTATGGTCAATGCCGGCATTTTTGAACGCGACCTACTGGCAATTAAAAAAACCAACACGGCACAAAACAATCAAATTGTGGTCGCACGAATTGGGGATGACGTCACGGTCAAACGTTATTTTCGCCACGGTGCAACCGTGTCTCTAGTTGCTGAAAACGACGACTACGATCCAATCGAAGTTGACCTGCAATCACAAAGCTTTGCGATTGAGGGCGTTGTTGTTGGGCTAATTCGCAGCACGCTCTAGCGTGTTAAATGACGCACGACAACAGTCAACAATGTATTCCATTCGACCTAGTTTCGACAGCCTAAGCAAATAGTTTCGACAGCCTAAGCAAATAAAGGAACGCGTATTATCGTCTTGCCGACGTGTTGTTTACCTAGAAGCAATGTGCCAGGCAGTTTCCGACAGTCCCATATGTTCGTCATTCAGTCAAACAATGGCTTGGGTCGAAATTCGTTAGTTCAACTTTTTCTTATTGATTGGCTTTGGTGGAAGACGCATTGCACTGACGCCCTCTTCCGCCAGCTCCTCCAACTCATCCTGACTGACAATACCACGAATATTCCCTTCTTCGCGTTCACCACGGTGAATGCTCAGTGCTTCTTCCGCGAAACGGTTGCCGACATCCTCGAAATTCTTTTCGATAAAGTCGTGTACGCGACCGAGCATATCCTGCAATTTGCTGAAGGCTTCGGCAGAACCTCCACCAGCAGCAATGTGCGCCTGAGGCGACGCCGCCCCGCGTGAAATCTTGGGCGCGGCAAGCTTTTTGGTTATGGCCTGCGAGTCACAGACCGGACACGAGACCATGCCTTGTTCCAATTGCTGAGTAAAATCATCGGCACCTTTGAACCATCCTTCAAAGGCGTGATTTGCATCGCAAATTAGATCGTAAATAACCATGGCCGGAATCTACCCTTAACTGGCTTCGCGACTCGCTCGCTTACGCTCATGCTCCAACAAGAATCGCTTGCGAATTCGAATGCTCTCAGGTGTGATTTCAACCAACTCATCATCGTCGATAAACTCCAACGCTGATTCAAGAGTGTGTCGAACAGGTGGCACCAGTTGAATTGCGTCATCTTTACCAGATGCACGCACATTGGTTAGCTGTTTGCCTTTGAGCGGGTTCACAGTCAAA
This window encodes:
- the infA gene encoding translation initiation factor IF-1, giving the protein MAKEDQIEMEGTVIDALPNTEFKVELENGHVVHAHISGKMRKNYIRILRGDRVTVELTPYDLTKGRITYRNRT
- the lexA gene encoding transcriptional repressor LexA encodes the protein MKTSDLKPLTKRQQEIFDFILDRMNANGAPPTRVEIANHFGFRSPNAAEDHLKALDKKGHIELKSGTSRGIFIRQQARNDDGYLHEQAELVPVGEFNHSLAVIGDVAAGAPIFATQHVQQYVNVDQSLFADSADFLLKVRGDSMVNAGIFERDLLAIKKTNTAQNNQIVVARIGDDVTVKRYFRHGATVSLVAENDDYDPIEVDLQSQSFAIEGVVVGLIRSTL
- a CDS encoding GNAT family N-acetyltransferase; protein product: MQLEVHTSIAEIDAVQWNAMLESNNPFMRHEFLLGLEATGCVSPDAGWQPSHLAVYQDTSQTRLLGAMPLYVKSHSYGEYIFDWAWADAFHRNGLHYYPKLSNAVPFTPATGERFLTASGSNPVEIADTMIKHALSLAEAAQMSSFHCLFCDPSQLDSYKNQRLLARHSTQFHWQNRDYTSFDHFLDQLSSKKRKNIRRERRRVSEAGIQYRWVTQADLTPRAADQMFDFYLRTVHCYGAQSYLNRDFFHYLVDNFSHQTLILLAQHEDQVVAGGLYFKSDDTLFGRYWGTTHDLHSVHFETCYYQAIDWCIQHGYARFEAGAQGEHKLARGLEPVTTYSAHWLRDPRFYDAVDEFLNEEQHHIQEYQTMLSQHSPFKATRK
- a CDS encoding DUF1178 family protein, with translation MVIYDLICDANHAFEGWFKGADDFTQQLEQGMVSCPVCDSQAITKKLAAPKISRGAASPQAHIAAGGGSAEAFSKLQDMLGRVHDFIEKNFEDVGNRFAEEALSIHRGEREEGNIRGIVSQDELEELAEEGVSAMRLPPKPINKKKLN
- a CDS encoding arginyltransferase, yielding MSNAHNPIRLFETVVDDCPYLEGKKSASILVDPDHLVDSNLFTMLSRSGFRRSGDMLYAPKCPDCNACVSVRIPTQRFQPSRSQKRVWNKNQDLTVTLEDVRFDLAHFELYLKYQRHRHPESSMCDEDPDKYIGFIDSYFSKSKFLCFWAQDQLIGISVLDQFEGGISAVYTFFDPDQYKRSLGTYAILYMVKLCKIRDIPFVYLGYWIDGSQKMDYKRKFKPLQGHIDRKWQELEL
- the aat gene encoding leucyl/phenylalanyl-tRNA--protein transferase produces the protein MVDLYRFPDVDTASKDGLLAMGGDLSPSMLVSAYAQGIFPWFNQGQPILWWSPDPRMVLFPSEFKLSRSLRKTVRKHLYRVTANQQFVNVINACALRGNPPNQAEQETWITREMQQAYTELHHLGYAHSIEIWRDDTLVGGLYGLLLNHVFFGESMFSNERDTSKIALFSLTRWLQHRGVKLIDCQVSSPHLASLGAREIARTDFLHQLDEVDIHQANKNYFDGFEQFLTQNVITTL